Proteins encoded within one genomic window of Streptomyces sp. NBC_01237:
- a CDS encoding NAD(P)/FAD-dependent oxidoreductase gives MTRDERTVDVLIVGAGPAGLGAGAELAASGAGRVEILERELDAGGVPRHCRHGGFGRRPRGGETGDEYARRCVAAAVRAGATLRTGVTVTGWAENAPADGAHTLEITGPAGLERITARAVVLATGARERPRSARLVPGGRPSGVYTTGELQQAVHLYRQPVGTRAVVIGNEAVGHAAADTLRTAGAEVVAMVTDQPPSPAAALLRPRGRFPLLTRATVTGLTGRTALTGVTLRHEDGRTTTLRCDTVVFTGDFVPDHELARRAGLTLDRGTRGPAYDAEYRTSLPGVFAVGNLLHAVEKARVASAEGRAAAAPVLRHLAGGPPPAPRPVALAVDAPLLWIAPNRTGPAGARPLRGRFVLRTARRLERPVLVVSQDGRELDRQRLLLPAVPGRAFHLGAGWLGRVDPRGSTVRITAV, from the coding sequence ATGACCCGCGACGAACGCACCGTGGACGTCCTGATCGTCGGCGCGGGCCCGGCAGGTCTCGGCGCCGGGGCCGAACTCGCGGCATCGGGCGCCGGCCGGGTGGAGATCCTGGAACGCGAACTCGACGCGGGCGGCGTCCCGCGCCACTGCCGCCACGGAGGGTTCGGGCGCCGGCCACGAGGTGGGGAGACGGGGGACGAGTACGCCCGGCGGTGCGTGGCGGCAGCCGTGCGCGCGGGGGCCACCCTCCGTACCGGAGTCACCGTCACCGGCTGGGCGGAGAACGCTCCCGCCGACGGGGCGCACACCCTGGAGATCACCGGACCCGCCGGACTGGAACGGATCACCGCCCGCGCCGTCGTCCTCGCCACCGGCGCCCGCGAACGCCCGCGCAGCGCCCGCCTCGTCCCCGGCGGCAGGCCGTCGGGTGTCTACACCACCGGCGAACTCCAGCAGGCCGTCCATCTCTACCGCCAGCCGGTCGGCACCCGGGCGGTGGTCATCGGCAACGAAGCCGTCGGCCACGCCGCCGCCGACACCCTGCGCACGGCCGGGGCCGAGGTCGTCGCCATGGTCACCGACCAGCCGCCCTCCCCGGCCGCCGCGCTCCTGCGGCCCCGAGGCCGCTTCCCGCTCCTCACCCGCGCCACCGTCACCGGGCTCACGGGCCGCACCGCGCTGACCGGCGTCACCCTGCGCCACGAGGACGGCCGCACCACCACCCTGCGCTGCGACACAGTGGTCTTCACCGGCGACTTCGTCCCCGACCACGAACTGGCCCGGCGCGCCGGTCTCACCCTCGACCGCGGCACCCGCGGCCCGGCGTACGACGCCGAGTACCGCACCTCGCTGCCGGGAGTCTTCGCCGTGGGGAACCTGCTGCACGCCGTCGAAAAGGCCCGGGTCGCGTCGGCCGAGGGCCGGGCCGCGGCCGCCCCCGTACTGCGCCATCTCGCCGGCGGCCCGCCGCCCGCACCGCGACCGGTAGCGCTGGCGGTCGACGCCCCGCTGCTGTGGATCGCGCCGAACCGCACCGGTCCGGCCGGGGCCCGCCCGCTGCGCGGCCGGTTCGTGCTGCGCACCGCGCGGCGGCTGGAGCGCCCCGTCCTGGTCGTCAGTCAGGACGGGCGTGAACTCGACCGGCAGCGGCTGCTGTTGCCCGCGGTGCCGGGCCGGGCGTTCCATCTGGGCGCCGGGTGGCTCGGGCGGGTCGATCCGCGGGGTTCCACCGTGCGGATCACCGCCGTCTGA
- a CDS encoding FAD-dependent oxidoreductase translates to MTPTVTRAGELPDGDPYDVTVIGGGVVGTAIARELAKYPLRTALVEASDDIGNGTSKANTAILHTGFDAVPGSLEAGLVREGQRLLAEYAAGTGIPVERVGALLVAWDDEQRAVLPALLAKAERNGYHAARLLDADELYDREPRLGPGALGALEVPDESVICPWTTPLAYATQAVLAGVHLHLDCRVLHIDTGPDTHTLTTSRGPLRTRYLVNAAGLYADEIDRHLGHDTFTVTPRRGQLMVFDKLARDLVRHILLPVPTSAGKGVLVAPTVFGNVLLGPTSEDLGDKSDTASTADGLHFLREKGRRILPELLDEEVTAVYAGLRAATGQEDYRIQDHPDQRYVTVGGIRSTGLTASLAIGAHVTGLLTRTGLELGTARELPGITMPNLGEASPRPYLRADLIDRDPAYGTIVCHCERVTLGEIRDALNATVPARSLDGLRRRTRARGGRCQGFSCGPAVRALFEEARP, encoded by the coding sequence ATGACACCCACCGTCACCCGTGCCGGAGAGCTGCCCGACGGCGACCCGTACGACGTCACCGTCATCGGCGGGGGAGTCGTCGGCACGGCGATCGCCCGCGAACTCGCCAAGTACCCGCTGCGCACCGCGCTCGTCGAGGCGTCCGACGACATCGGCAACGGCACCTCCAAGGCCAACACGGCGATCCTGCACACCGGTTTCGACGCCGTCCCCGGATCGCTCGAAGCCGGGCTCGTACGCGAGGGGCAGCGGCTCCTGGCCGAGTACGCCGCCGGCACCGGCATCCCCGTCGAACGTGTGGGTGCCCTGCTCGTCGCCTGGGACGACGAACAACGCGCCGTACTGCCCGCCCTGTTGGCCAAGGCCGAACGCAACGGCTATCACGCGGCACGCCTTCTGGACGCCGACGAACTGTACGACCGGGAACCGCGTCTGGGGCCGGGCGCGCTCGGTGCCCTCGAAGTCCCCGACGAGAGCGTCATCTGCCCCTGGACGACCCCTCTCGCGTACGCCACCCAAGCCGTCCTGGCCGGAGTCCACCTGCACCTCGACTGCCGGGTGCTGCACATCGACACCGGCCCCGACACGCACACCCTCACCACCTCGCGCGGCCCGCTGCGCACCCGCTACCTCGTCAACGCCGCAGGGCTGTACGCCGACGAGATCGACCGGCACCTGGGCCACGACACCTTCACCGTGACGCCCCGCCGGGGCCAGCTCATGGTCTTCGACAAGCTCGCCCGCGACCTCGTGCGCCACATCCTGCTGCCCGTGCCCACCTCCGCGGGCAAGGGAGTTCTGGTGGCACCCACGGTGTTCGGCAATGTGCTGCTCGGCCCCACCTCCGAGGACCTCGGCGACAAGTCCGACACCGCCTCCACCGCGGACGGCCTCCACTTCCTCCGGGAGAAGGGCCGGCGCATCCTGCCCGAACTGCTCGACGAGGAGGTCACGGCCGTCTACGCCGGACTGCGGGCCGCCACCGGACAGGAGGACTACCGGATCCAGGACCACCCGGACCAGCGGTACGTCACCGTCGGCGGCATCCGGTCCACCGGGCTCACCGCCTCCCTGGCCATCGGCGCCCATGTCACCGGGCTCCTCACCAGGACAGGTCTGGAGCTCGGCACGGCGCGGGAACTCCCCGGGATCACCATGCCCAACCTCGGCGAAGCGTCCCCCCGGCCCTATCTGCGAGCCGACCTGATCGACCGGGACCCGGCGTACGGGACCATCGTCTGCCACTGCGAACGCGTCACCCTGGGCGAGATCCGCGACGCGCTGAACGCCACCGTCCCGGCCCGCTCCCTGGACGGGCTGCGCCGCCGCACCCGCGCCCGGGGCGGCCGCTGCCAGGGCTTCTCCTGCGGTCCCGCGGTCCGCGCCCTGTTCGAGGAGGCCCGGCCATGA
- a CDS encoding FGGY family carbohydrate kinase produces MSGPVLAVDQGTSGTKALVICPERGVIGSGSAPVRPRYGAGGAVEADPAHLLGSVLDAGRQALREAAEPVAAVGLANQGETVLAWDPRTGRPLTEAIVWQDRRSETVCARLSSHEEELKQLTGLPLDPYFAAPKMAWIRRNLTREGVVTTSDAWLVHQLTGAFVTDAATAGRTQLLDLDRVDWSPRALEIYGLGGERLPAVVDADTAVGTTAAFGGDLPLTGLLVDQQAALLAQNALDPGMAKCTYGTGAFLLAQTGDRPRRGSSGLVSCVAWRLGGRTSYCLDGQVFTAASAVRWLTDLGVISGAADLDPVGSAVPDAGGVTFVPALAGLAAPWWRGDVRGSVTGLGLGTTAGHLVRALCEGIAAQVVALADAAASDLGTPLTALRVDGGLTRSALLMQTQADLLQRPVEVSALPDVTALGVGAVARLGLDPGLPVRQALPAWEPTAVYEPRIGADEAAERLAGFRAAVDTLLEHA; encoded by the coding sequence ATGTCAGGCCCGGTGCTCGCCGTCGACCAGGGGACGTCCGGGACGAAAGCGCTGGTGATCTGCCCCGAGCGCGGGGTGATCGGTTCCGGTTCGGCTCCCGTCCGGCCCCGGTACGGAGCCGGGGGCGCCGTCGAGGCGGACCCCGCCCACCTGCTCGGTTCGGTCCTCGACGCCGGGCGGCAGGCACTGCGCGAAGCGGCCGAACCGGTCGCCGCCGTCGGCCTGGCCAACCAGGGCGAGACGGTTCTCGCCTGGGACCCCCGCACCGGCCGCCCGCTCACCGAGGCGATCGTCTGGCAGGACCGTCGGTCCGAAACCGTCTGCGCCCGACTCTCCTCCCACGAAGAGGAGTTGAAGCAGCTCACCGGGCTGCCGCTCGACCCGTACTTCGCCGCCCCCAAGATGGCCTGGATACGGCGAAACCTGACGCGGGAAGGCGTCGTCACCACCAGCGACGCCTGGCTCGTCCACCAGCTGACCGGCGCTTTCGTCACCGACGCGGCCACCGCCGGGCGCACCCAGCTGCTCGACCTCGACCGGGTCGACTGGTCGCCCAGGGCCCTGGAGATCTACGGACTCGGAGGCGAGCGGCTGCCCGCCGTCGTCGACGCCGACACCGCCGTGGGCACCACCGCCGCGTTCGGCGGCGACCTGCCGCTCACCGGCCTGCTCGTCGACCAGCAGGCCGCCCTGCTCGCCCAGAACGCGTTGGACCCGGGCATGGCCAAATGCACCTACGGCACCGGGGCGTTCCTCCTCGCCCAGACCGGCGACCGACCGCGACGCGGCTCCAGCGGCCTGGTCAGCTGTGTCGCCTGGCGGCTCGGCGGCCGTACGAGCTACTGCCTCGACGGCCAGGTCTTCACCGCGGCCTCCGCCGTCCGCTGGCTCACCGATCTCGGCGTGATCTCCGGCGCGGCCGACCTCGACCCGGTCGGCTCCGCCGTCCCCGACGCCGGGGGCGTCACCTTCGTCCCCGCCCTCGCGGGGCTCGCCGCCCCCTGGTGGCGCGGCGACGTGCGCGGCTCGGTGACCGGCCTCGGTCTGGGCACCACGGCGGGCCATCTGGTGCGGGCCCTGTGCGAAGGCATCGCCGCACAGGTCGTCGCGCTCGCCGACGCCGCCGCGTCCGACCTCGGCACACCCCTGACGGCGCTGCGCGTCGACGGCGGACTGACCCGCTCCGCACTCCTCATGCAGACCCAGGCGGACCTGCTGCAACGCCCCGTCGAAGTATCCGCGCTGCCCGACGTGACCGCCCTCGGGGTCGGCGCCGTCGCCCGCCTCGGCCTCGACCCGGGCCTGCCGGTCCGGCAGGCGCTGCCCGCGTGGGAGCCCACCGCCGTGTACGAACCCCGGATCGGCGCGGACGAGGCAGCCGAGCGGCTGGCCGGATTCCGCGCGGCGGTGGACACCCTCCTGGAGCACGCATGA
- a CDS encoding amino acid permease: protein MSISTPSQSSAEASPQKDEEQRLRELGYQPVLARRMGGFGNFAISFSVISILSGCMTLYGFGMSTGGPSVMLWGWAGVGLFVLCVGMALAEVTSAYPTSGALYYMADRLGGRKWGWYTGWLNLLGLLGAIAGIDYGAALFTGALLNLQWGFDPTPGHTMLIFLCILLLHAVLNLFGVRLVSVLNSISVWWHLGGVAVIVSVLAIVPSNHQSPSFVFTEFVNDTGWDNPLYVAAIGLLLAQYTFCGYDASAHLSEETSNASVTAAKGIVRAIWVSWVAGFVLLAGLTFAIQDYAGTQNSATGVPPAQILIDALGTSGATAMLLIVIAAQLFCGNAEVAAASRMVFAFSRDNALPGSALWRKVSARTQTPVPAVWLSVCVAALLAVPSLYSATAYGAVTAINVIGITPAYAIPIYLKLRAGDRFERGPWHLGRWSKPIGWIAVVWVAIVTVLFLLPQSSPVTIDSMNYASIALVAVLILATVWWFVARRSYSTPSSYGNAREQAEIAEGII from the coding sequence ATGTCCATATCCACCCCCAGCCAGTCGAGCGCGGAGGCCAGTCCGCAGAAGGATGAAGAGCAACGCCTGCGCGAACTCGGCTATCAGCCCGTGCTCGCCCGCCGCATGGGCGGCTTCGGCAACTTCGCCATCAGCTTCTCCGTCATCTCGATCCTGTCCGGCTGCATGACGCTGTACGGCTTCGGCATGTCGACCGGCGGCCCGTCGGTCATGCTCTGGGGCTGGGCCGGTGTCGGCCTGTTCGTGCTCTGCGTCGGCATGGCGCTGGCCGAGGTCACCAGCGCGTACCCCACCTCCGGTGCGCTGTACTACATGGCCGACCGGCTCGGCGGGCGCAAGTGGGGCTGGTACACCGGCTGGCTGAACCTGCTCGGCCTGCTGGGCGCGATCGCCGGTATCGACTACGGGGCCGCGCTGTTCACCGGCGCACTGCTGAATCTGCAGTGGGGCTTCGACCCGACGCCCGGCCACACGATGCTGATCTTCCTCTGCATCCTGCTGCTGCACGCCGTGCTGAACCTGTTCGGTGTCCGTCTGGTCAGTGTGCTGAACTCGATCAGCGTGTGGTGGCACCTCGGCGGCGTCGCCGTGATCGTCTCCGTACTGGCGATCGTGCCCTCGAACCACCAGTCGCCGTCCTTCGTCTTCACCGAGTTCGTCAATGACACCGGGTGGGACAACCCGCTGTACGTCGCGGCGATCGGGCTCCTGCTGGCCCAGTACACCTTCTGCGGCTATGACGCCTCGGCCCACCTGTCCGAGGAGACCTCCAACGCCTCGGTGACCGCGGCCAAGGGCATCGTCCGCGCGATCTGGGTGTCGTGGGTGGCCGGATTCGTTCTGCTGGCGGGTCTCACCTTCGCGATCCAGGACTACGCGGGCACCCAGAACAGTGCCACCGGGGTGCCGCCCGCCCAGATCCTGATCGATGCGCTGGGCACCTCGGGCGCCACGGCCATGCTGCTGATCGTGATCGCGGCGCAGCTGTTCTGCGGCAACGCCGAGGTCGCCGCCGCCAGCCGGATGGTGTTCGCCTTCAGCCGGGACAACGCGCTGCCGGGCTCCGCGCTGTGGCGCAAGGTGAGCGCGCGTACCCAGACGCCGGTGCCCGCCGTCTGGCTGTCGGTCTGTGTCGCCGCGCTGCTGGCGGTGCCGTCGCTGTACTCCGCGACCGCGTACGGTGCGGTGACCGCGATCAACGTCATCGGCATCACACCCGCCTACGCGATCCCGATCTATCTGAAGCTGCGCGCCGGGGACCGGTTCGAGCGCGGCCCGTGGCACCTGGGGCGCTGGTCCAAGCCGATCGGCTGGATCGCCGTCGTCTGGGTCGCCATCGTGACGGTGCTGTTCCTGCTGCCGCAGTCCTCGCCGGTGACGATCGACTCCATGAACTACGCGTCGATCGCCCTGGTCGCGGTGCTGATACTCGCCACGGTCTGGTGGTTCGTCGCCCGCCGTTCGTACAGCACCCCGTCCAGCTACGGGAACGCCCGTGAGCAGGCGGAGATCGCCGAGGGCATCATCTGA
- a CDS encoding sulfite exporter TauE/SafE family protein — translation MDTITLWQLAALAAASTLVGFSKTAVSGANTISLAVFAAVLPARESTGVLLPILIAGDILAVRVYRRHAHWPTLLRLFPAVAVGVVAGTFYMMWADDAAVRTSIGAILLFMSGVTVWRRRSAVAARTGTEAKAESDEKVPTDEQAATGPESRRGTSRGGRITARVYGVLGGFTTMVANAGGPVMSLYLLSAGFRKLGFLGTSAWFFLIVNTSKVPFSVGLGLIDARSLLLDACLVLFVVPGAYIGRRCVDRINQKVFERIVIGATVLGGLQLLLD, via the coding sequence ATGGACACCATCACACTCTGGCAACTGGCCGCGCTCGCGGCGGCATCCACACTCGTCGGCTTCTCCAAGACGGCCGTCAGCGGTGCCAATACGATCAGCCTCGCGGTCTTCGCGGCCGTACTCCCGGCCCGCGAATCCACCGGGGTGCTGCTCCCGATCCTGATCGCCGGCGACATCCTCGCCGTGCGGGTCTACCGACGTCACGCGCACTGGCCGACACTGCTGCGGCTGTTCCCCGCCGTCGCCGTGGGCGTGGTGGCGGGCACGTTCTACATGATGTGGGCCGACGACGCCGCCGTACGGACCTCGATCGGCGCGATCCTGCTGTTCATGTCGGGCGTCACCGTCTGGCGCCGGCGGTCAGCCGTCGCGGCGAGGACCGGGACGGAGGCGAAGGCGGAATCCGATGAGAAGGTGCCGACCGATGAACAGGCTGCGACCGGGCCGGAGAGCCGGCGGGGCACCTCGCGCGGCGGCCGGATCACGGCGCGCGTCTACGGCGTGCTCGGCGGATTCACCACCATGGTCGCCAACGCGGGCGGCCCCGTCATGTCGCTCTATCTGCTCTCCGCCGGGTTCCGGAAGCTGGGCTTCCTTGGCACATCGGCGTGGTTCTTCCTGATCGTCAACACGTCCAAGGTGCCCTTCAGCGTGGGCCTGGGTCTCATCGACGCCCGGTCGCTGCTGCTGGACGCGTGCCTGGTGCTGTTCGTCGTCCCCGGTGCGTACATCGGGCGCAGGTGCGTGGACCGGATCAACCAGAAGGTCTTCGAACGGATCGTGATCGGGGCGACCGTGCTGGGCGGACTCCAGTTGCTCCTCGACTGA
- a CDS encoding substrate-binding domain-containing protein has protein sequence MREPVELRRQRILAVVRSRGAVKVSVLAAELEVSVVTVRRDVEELARAGRLRRGHGVARAAGSVEGADALPAARREDPAGDGDAVALVVPERHSYLYETLHGARSVLEESGMRIALHIAPQAVGAERPLVERALAGGARGLLIAPRWRSALSEEADYGWLAEVGVPTVLMERRPRPGSALHALDSVCSDHWYGTYLAVDHLVSLGHRRIVLAARNDSPTARTIRAAFAEIAAARPEVEDWSVVLSTPDAVPGPGPEGEAAAAGSGALGGGAAAPAGPGAGDGAVPDLLSVLRERRATGAVLHGDVDALMLVQRLSENGLQVPRDCSVVAYDDVVAALGSTPLTAVAPPKAEIGRAAAELLLYRLSGADGASGPVRRTQLLPALKVRGSALRIDPPQE, from the coding sequence ATGCGGGAGCCGGTGGAACTGAGGCGGCAGCGAATACTGGCGGTGGTGCGGTCGCGGGGCGCCGTCAAGGTGAGCGTGCTCGCCGCCGAACTGGAGGTCTCGGTGGTCACGGTGCGCCGGGACGTCGAGGAGCTGGCCAGGGCCGGGCGGTTGCGGCGCGGCCACGGGGTGGCCCGCGCCGCCGGATCCGTCGAGGGGGCGGACGCCCTGCCGGCCGCCCGGCGGGAGGACCCGGCCGGGGACGGGGACGCGGTCGCCCTGGTCGTACCCGAGCGGCATTCGTATCTGTACGAGACGCTGCACGGCGCGCGCTCGGTGCTGGAGGAGTCCGGGATGCGGATCGCCCTGCACATCGCCCCGCAGGCCGTGGGCGCCGAACGGCCGCTGGTGGAACGGGCACTGGCGGGCGGGGCGCGCGGTCTGCTGATCGCTCCGCGGTGGCGCAGCGCGCTCTCGGAGGAGGCGGACTACGGCTGGCTCGCGGAGGTGGGGGTGCCGACCGTACTGATGGAGCGGCGGCCCCGGCCCGGCAGTGCGCTGCACGCGCTGGACTCGGTCTGTTCCGACCACTGGTACGGAACGTATCTCGCCGTGGACCATCTGGTGTCGCTGGGCCATCGCCGTATCGTCCTGGCCGCCCGGAACGACAGCCCGACGGCGCGCACGATCAGGGCGGCTTTCGCCGAGATCGCGGCCGCCCGGCCGGAGGTGGAGGACTGGTCGGTGGTGCTCAGCACCCCGGACGCGGTGCCGGGTCCGGGGCCGGAGGGGGAGGCCGCGGCCGCCGGGAGCGGGGCCCTCGGCGGTGGGGCGGCGGCGCCGGCCGGTCCGGGTGCCGGGGACGGCGCGGTCCCGGACCTGCTGTCGGTGCTGCGGGAGCGGCGGGCGACGGGCGCGGTGCTGCACGGCGACGTGGACGCGCTGATGCTGGTCCAGCGGCTGTCCGAGAACGGGCTGCAGGTGCCGCGCGACTGCTCCGTCGTGGCGTACGACGATGTGGTCGCGGCGCTGGGCAGCACCCCGCTGACCGCGGTGGCGCCGCCCAAGGCGGAGATCGGGCGGGCTGCCGCGGAGCTGCTCCTGTACCGGTTGAGCGGCGCGGACGGGGCGAGCGGTCCGGTGCGCAGGACGCAGTTGCTGCCCGCGCTGAAGGTGCGCGGTTCGGCGCTGCGGATCGACCCTCCCCAGGAGTGA
- a CDS encoding ABC transporter substrate-binding protein: MPGRQSRRSVLATIAALPLTGALSACGSGGSSRSAGTSSTSTTSTAGSASAVRSGGGRTRVTFWSSLRGSQEVVDAFNRGHRTIQVDFQQIPSGPQGGYAKLSNAARAGNAPDIATLEYPQVPGFAIDGVARDLTGLMSERLRAALLPQALGLTTFDKRVFSIPLDIEPMVLHYRTDLFAEYGIEVPRTWPEFEEVAQTVRRKGGDRRIALFPTDGANHMAAYAWQAGAQWFDTAGGAWNVSLADAPTRRVAAYWQRLIDRDLVFMNPVESRQSDAQIGNGLVLARFSGAWDAGAQMKARPGQKGRWAIAPLPQWDPAKPAIGTHGGSTFAVTGDSAHPEAAMEFIEWQVSHPDSLRARLSSGASSQYPAAPGLVAVGNKAFDRGYYGGQDIYTLFDEEARKIRDGWIWGPRMTATGKVMQDGFARASGGRGSLIESLKAAQQGTMPDLRALGLATTDHST, translated from the coding sequence ATGCCTGGTCGACAGAGCCGTCGATCCGTACTTGCCACGATCGCCGCGCTGCCACTGACGGGTGCGCTCAGCGCCTGCGGCAGCGGCGGATCCTCACGATCGGCCGGTACGAGCAGTACCAGCACCACGAGCACAGCCGGCAGCGCGAGCGCCGTCAGGAGCGGGGGCGGGCGGACCCGCGTCACCTTCTGGTCCTCCCTGCGCGGCAGCCAGGAGGTGGTGGACGCGTTCAACCGCGGCCACCGCACCATTCAGGTCGATTTCCAGCAGATTCCCTCGGGACCCCAGGGCGGGTACGCGAAGCTCAGCAACGCGGCACGGGCGGGCAACGCCCCCGACATCGCCACCCTCGAATACCCCCAGGTCCCCGGCTTCGCCATCGACGGCGTCGCCCGTGACCTCACCGGCCTGATGAGCGAGAGGCTGCGCGCCGCGCTGCTGCCCCAGGCGCTGGGGCTCACCACCTTCGACAAACGGGTCTTCAGCATCCCCCTCGACATAGAGCCGATGGTGCTGCACTACCGCACCGATCTCTTCGCGGAGTACGGCATCGAGGTGCCGCGCACCTGGCCGGAGTTCGAGGAGGTGGCACAGACCGTGCGCCGCAAGGGCGGTGACCGGCGGATCGCGCTGTTCCCGACGGACGGCGCCAACCACATGGCCGCGTACGCCTGGCAGGCGGGCGCCCAGTGGTTCGACACCGCGGGCGGTGCCTGGAACGTCTCGCTCGCCGACGCGCCGACCCGTCGTGTCGCCGCGTACTGGCAGCGCCTCATCGACCGGGACCTGGTCTTCATGAACCCGGTGGAGAGCCGGCAGAGCGATGCCCAGATCGGCAACGGGCTCGTTCTCGCCCGGTTCAGCGGTGCCTGGGACGCGGGTGCGCAGATGAAGGCCCGACCGGGCCAGAAGGGCCGGTGGGCCATCGCGCCGCTCCCCCAGTGGGATCCGGCGAAACCCGCCATCGGCACCCATGGGGGTTCGACCTTCGCCGTCACCGGGGACAGTGCGCACCCGGAGGCGGCGATGGAGTTCATCGAGTGGCAGGTCTCGCATCCGGACTCCTTGCGGGCCCGGCTCTCCAGCGGCGCCAGCAGCCAGTACCCGGCCGCTCCCGGCCTGGTGGCCGTGGGCAACAAGGCCTTCGACCGCGGGTACTACGGCGGCCAGGACATCTACACCCTCTTCGACGAGGAGGCCCGCAAGATCCGGGACGGCTGGATCTGGGGGCCCCGGATGACCGCCACCGGCAAGGTCATGCAGGACGGATTCGCGCGGGCGAGCGGCGGCCGGGGCTCACTGATCGAGTCGTTGAAGGCGGCCCAGCAGGGCACCATGCCCGATCTCCGGGCGCTCGGCCTCGCCACCACCGACCACTCCACCTGA
- a CDS encoding carbohydrate ABC transporter permease — MTSTTPVSAPASTAPRTPRPPSAAVPAPTARRSARRRELGAAGALMTPFFILLITVFLIPVGTAVWLSFFSDDQPGLGFGPERTVFVGLRGYTAVLTDPTFLGGLGIVALYCLIYIPLMVVGALALALLLDSGVVRLRATAQLALFLPHAVPGIIAAIIWLYLYTPGLSPVIELLGKADITVDFLGVHTVLPSIVNIALWSNLGYNMVVFYAALQAVPREVIEAAVVDGAGPVRTALQVKAPLVRSSTVMVAMFTLIFALQLFTEPMLLGQSTPMINSRFSPSMYIYDAAFTRNNYGLAAAASVVLLVFTIALSYGITRWTNRADAAEEDAR; from the coding sequence ATGACCAGCACCACCCCTGTTTCCGCCCCGGCGAGCACCGCTCCACGAACGCCCCGTCCGCCGTCCGCCGCCGTACCCGCGCCCACCGCCCGCAGATCGGCGCGGCGCCGTGAACTCGGTGCGGCAGGTGCCCTGATGACGCCGTTCTTCATCCTCCTGATCACGGTCTTCCTCATCCCCGTCGGCACGGCCGTGTGGCTGAGCTTCTTCAGCGACGACCAGCCGGGACTGGGCTTCGGCCCCGAGCGCACCGTCTTCGTCGGGCTGCGCGGCTACACCGCCGTCCTGACCGATCCGACGTTCCTCGGCGGTCTCGGCATCGTCGCGCTGTACTGCCTGATCTACATTCCGCTGATGGTGGTCGGGGCGCTCGCCCTGGCCCTGCTGCTGGATTCCGGCGTGGTGCGGCTGCGGGCCACGGCCCAGCTCGCGCTGTTCCTGCCGCACGCGGTGCCCGGCATCATCGCCGCCATCATCTGGCTGTATCTGTACACCCCCGGGCTGAGTCCGGTGATCGAACTGCTCGGCAAGGCGGACATCACCGTCGACTTCCTGGGTGTGCACACCGTGCTCCCGTCGATCGTGAACATCGCCCTGTGGAGCAATCTCGGCTACAACATGGTCGTCTTCTACGCCGCGTTGCAGGCCGTCCCGCGCGAGGTGATCGAGGCCGCGGTCGTCGACGGGGCCGGACCCGTCCGTACCGCGCTCCAGGTCAAGGCACCTCTCGTACGGTCCTCGACCGTGATGGTCGCGATGTTCACGCTGATCTTCGCGCTGCAGCTGTTCACCGAGCCGATGCTGCTCGGCCAGTCGACCCCGATGATCAACTCCCGCTTCTCGCCCAGCATGTACATCTACGACGCCGCCTTCACCCGTAACAACTACGGCCTCGCGGCAGCCGCCTCGGTGGTCCTGCTGGTCTTCACGATCGCCCTCTCCTACGGCATCACCCGCTGGACCAACCGTGCCGACGCCGCCGAGGAGGACGCCCGATGA